Part of the Micromonospora rhizosphaerae genome is shown below.
CGCGGCGACCGACGAGACGCCGCGCAGCAGCAGCGGGTGATGAGCGACGATCATGTCCGCCCCGGCGGCCAGCGCCTCGGCCACCGTCTCCGGCACCACATCGATCACGCAGGCGATCCGGCGTACCGGGGTGGAAGGCTCGCCGAGCACCAGGCCGACCCGGTCCCACTCCTCCGCCCAGGCGGGCGGGTAGCGGCGGTCCAGCGCGGCCACCACGTCGGCCACCGTGGGCGGGGATCCGGTTGTGCTCACGGCGGGCCAGCTTACCGGCGCTGGCCGTGCACCACGGCCTCGACGGTGAAGAGGGGCGGCCGGGGCAACGGAATGCTCACGCCTCAGGCGACGGGGGCGACCGGGTGCAACCGGCCGCGCAGCGCCGCGAGGCCGGCCGCCCACGGGAAGGCGTCCACGTGACGTTCGCCGGTGCCCGGCGGGTGGAGCGGGACGACGTGGTCGCCGAAGATCACGCTCACTCCCCACTCGCGCAGCCGCGCCAGGCTCGCCTGGAACGCCGGGTGCGCGGCCATCGCCGTGTTGGTGTACGGCACCGCGGCGATCGGCAACCCGAGGCCCTGCCCCTCGACCAGCAGCCCCAGGGCGAGGGTGTCGGCGATCCCGAGCGCCCACTTGTTGACGGTGTTGACCGTCGCCGGGCAGACGAGCATGGCGTCGGCCGGGGGCAGCACGTCCGGGTCGCCGGGGTTCTTGTACCTGGTGCGGACCGGGTGACCGGTCTGCCGGGCCAGCGCCGACCGGTCCACGAACTTCGCGCCGTCCGGCGTCGTCACCACGCAGACGTCCCAGCCCTCCTGCTGCGCCAGCTCGACCAGCCGGCCGACGTTGCCGGCCAGCGGCGAACCGCAGGCGATGACGTAGAGCACCGGGCGGCGCCCCTCGCTGGCGTGCGGCCCGTTCATCCGACCGGCACCGCGTTCATACTCCGACTCCCATGTGCTCAGCCAACTCTGCGATTGTCGGAGGCGGCGCACCCCGTGTCCGACGCAGGACGTCCGCCATCACCTCGTGGGCGATCGGCCGGCACCGGATCTCCGACGGCGCGAGCCGGTCGCCGCGCAGCAGCATCTCCCCCGCGTTCGCCACGTCCCCGATCTGCGCGAAGGCCCGGGCGATGTCGAGCAGGTGGTGGGCCCGGCGCTCGGGTAGCAGGGCGTTGAAGGCCGGCTCGGAGATCCGGTGGTGGGTCTCCACCGCCCGCCCGCCGTCGCCCAGCTCGACGGCCGCGGCGGCCCGGTGCAGCTCCACGTTGGTCGGGCCGAAGGAGGTCCAGTAGTGGTTGTGGTCGCCGCCGAGCAGGGTCGCCGCCTCCTGGGCCCCGCTGATCAGGTCGTCCACGGTGGCCGAGTCGCCGATCCGGGCAGCGGCCATCGCGCCCTGGAGCAGCAGCATGCCGTAGACGGAGAGCCGGGCCGGGGAGGCGTCGTTGCCGCCACCGGGGGCGAGCCGGTTGGCGATGTTGACGTTGAGTTCGAGCGCCGGACGGGCCCGGCCCATGGCGACCAGCGCGTTGCAGACCCGGGTGGTGGCGACGCCGGCCAGCAGCTGGTCGTCGGCCCGCTGGGCGACCGCCATCGAGCGGTCGGCGGCCAGCCAGGCCAGGTCGCACTCGCCGAGCTTGCGCAGCGCCGAGGAGGCGATCTGGTAGACCTGCCCGAGCAGGTGGGCCGCCTCCCGGGCCTGGTCGCCGCCGTAGCCGGCGTCCGCAGCCTGGGCGTCGCGCAACAGCTTCGGCAGCGCCCGGGTGAGCATGCCGTAGCGGCCGTACTGGTAGGTCAGCCAGGCGTGGTTGACCGCCTTGCGCAGGTCGGCCAGCGGCGGCGGGTACGGCGCGGCGTCGAAGTAGGCGCTCATCGAGTCGTACCGCTCCAGGGCCGCCCGGATCTCCTCCACCTCAACCTGGTCTATGCAGTTCAGCGCGTCGGTACGCCGCTCCGGGTCCTTGCCGAGCAGCAGCTGCACGTCGACCTGGAGGATGTCGGCGATCTCGTAGACGACGGAGAACTTGTCCAGCCGGCGGACCCCCCGCTCCACCTTGTCCACCCAGCTCTTGGACTTGCCCAGCCGGTCGGCGAAGACCTGCTGGGACATCTTCCGTCGGCCGCGCCAGTAGGCCACCCGGCGGCCTATGGGTAACTCGTCCATCTCCGCGCGCCCCTCCCCCTGCCAACCTCCGGCTGAACTCGCGCTCCGCGACCACAGTGGTCCCTGGATCCTCAGGTTTGTCCTGATCGCACAGTCTGTACGTCGGCCGTGCGGCCGGTCCTCGTAGTTTTCGTGCAAGTTGCATCAGCCGTTTCGTCAACTCAACGACGATGGGTTACGGCAGTGACGGCGTTCGACGTGCGACCGGGCCACCGTCCACTCAGGGCGAGAGGAGATGACACACATGTGGGGGAATGTCGGACCGCGCGTCGCCCACCTGTCGTCCCTGGAGCGGGTCCGGCTGCGCCGGGTCGCGGTGCGCTACGCCGCGCACGGTTGGGAGGTAACGCCCGGCGCGTGCCTGGCCAACAACCGATTCGTCTGCGGCCGGGCCGGCTGCCCGACGATCGGCTGCCACCCCGCGCTGGAAGACTGGGAGGAGGCGGCGAGCGCCGATCCGGCGCGGGTGGCCACCTGGTGGCGCAGCCGTCCGCACGCGGTGCTGCTCCCCACCGGGCGGGCCTTCGACGTGCTGGAGGTTTCGGCCGATCTCGGCCGGCGCATGCTGGACGGCGTCGCGACCCATCCCGCCGGCCTAGGGGTTCGCGGGCCGGTCCTGGTCACCCCCACCGGGCGATGGATGTTCCTGGTCCGTCCCGGCGACCCGCTCCGGCCCGAACTGGAGCAGTGCTTCCACGTGGTCCGCCACGGTCCGGGTTCGTGGATCGCGGCGCCGCCGACCCGGCTGGCCGAGGGGACGGTGCGTTGGGCGGTCGCGCCGGAGCAGGTCCGTTGGCAGCTTCCCGATTCCTACCTGGCGCAGAACGCGCTCATCCGCGCGTTACGGACGGGCGGGGTCACGGTCGCCTCCGACCTGCTCCCCGGCCAACTGCCGCTGCCCCGCCGTGGTTTCTGACCCGACGCCTCCGGCGACAGCGTCCCCACCGGTGCCGGACTCGTTGAACCGGTGACGGCGCGCCCGGCGCCACGAGCGGGGGTTGACAATGTCCACGGACGACGCGGCACACCACACCGGCGGCACCGGACCCTCCGGGCACCACCGCCGCCCCCGCCGCTGGGCCGCCACCCGCCCCCTGGGCACCCGCCCCGGCCGCCCCCGCCCACCGGGCTCCCGCCCCGCCACCACCCACCGCCCCCTCCGCTGACCCCCTGGGCCCGCGCCCGCCCCCGCCCACCCGCTTGCACCCGGTGATCATGAAGTTACTGCCACGACACGCCGTGCGGCGGGCAACAACCTCATGATCACCGGGGCAGGGACACGGCGGGGCCAGGGGCCGGACCGGGTCAGTCCGCGAGGGGGAGGCGGGTGGAGTGCAGGAGGCGGGCGTCGTCGGTGACGATCGCGTGGAGGTGGTCCGGGAGGCGGTCCAGCCAGCCGATGCCGGCCGAGCCCATCGCCACGGCCGTGGTGGCGTACGCGTCCGCCAGGCCGAGGTCGGCGCCGACGACGGTGACGGCACGCAGGCCCCGGGCCGGGGCGCCACGACGCGGGTCGACCACGTGGTGGCCGCGCTCGTAGACGCCGGACGTGGCCACCGCCAGGTCGGTGCCGGCGAGCACCAGACAGGTCGCGGTCGGGTCCCACGGGTGCCGGATGCCGATCCGCCAGGGCTGGCCCGAGGCGGAGTGGCCGCGTACCCGGACGTCGCCGCCAGCGTTGAGGCAGTGGTTGGCCGCCCCGGCGGCGAGCAGTCGGTCGGAGGCAACCTGCGCCGACCACCCCTTCACGTAGCCGGATGGGTCCAGGCGGCCGGTGGCGTACGCGTCGAAGAATCCGTCGGTCGCGCCCCAGAGGTCGGCGCAGCGCTCCAGCACGGCCCGCAGGTCGGCCGACGCCTCGGAGAACGGCAGCTCGCCCCGGTCGAACCGGCACACCTCGCTGTCCTCCCGGTAGGTGCTGAACCGGGCGTCGACCTCGCGGAGCCAGCCGAAGGTCTCCTCGGCCAGCTCGTGCAGCGTCGCGACGGGCAGGTCGTCGGCCAGGTCCAGGCTGATCGCCGTGCCCATGACGTGCTCGACCCGGCGCAGGCCGGGCCGGACGCGGGGCGCCGTCACCTCGGTCACCCCCTCAGGCCCTGTCGATCGCGGCCTGCAGCGACTGCTTGTACGAGTTACTCGTGTAGGTCGCCCCGGAGACGGTGTCGAGGTTGGCGTTCTGCCGCCGCACCACCTGTCCGGAGGTGCCGCTGTACGCGGCGTCGACCTTGTCGCTGCGCAGGGACGACTGCGCCGTCTCCCGCGGCAGCTCAAGGGCGACCGCGTTGACGATCCGGGTGCCGGAGAGGGTGATCTGCACCTGGACGTCGCCGTACTTGTTGGACACCACCGGCCCGGTCACTTTGCGGATGGTCGTCTTCGGCGCGGCCGTGGTGGCCTGCGGCGGGGCGGTGGTGGCCCTGGCGCCGGTGCTGGTCCGGGCGTTGGGCGTCCGGCTGGGACTCGCGCCGGGGTACGGATACCCGGCCGACGCCGCCGGGTCCGGGGTGGCCCCGGGCGCGGCGGACGACCCCGGCACGACGGACGCCTGGTCCGCGGGGAGGTCCTGGGCGACCTGGCTGGTGCCCGGGGCGCCCTTGAGGACCACCAGAGCGGTGGTGCCAGCGGCCAGACCGGTGATCGCGAGGACGGCGCGACGCATGCGAGGAGTGCCCTTCTACAGCTCGAACGTGGCCAGGTGGATCTGCCGGCGGGAGACGCCGGCCCGGCGCAGCACCCGGACCGCCTCCTCGACCAGGCCCGCGGGGCCGCAGAGGTAGACGTCGCGATGGGTCAGGTCGG
Proteins encoded:
- a CDS encoding flavoprotein is translated as MNGPHASEGRRPVLYVIACGSPLAGNVGRLVELAQQEGWDVCVVTTPDGAKFVDRSALARQTGHPVRTRYKNPGDPDVLPPADAMLVCPATVNTVNKWALGIADTLALGLLVEGQGLGLPIAAVPYTNTAMAAHPAFQASLARLREWGVSVIFGDHVVPLHPPGTGERHVDAFPWAAGLAALRGRLHPVAPVA
- a CDS encoding helix-turn-helix domain-containing protein, yielding MDELPIGRRVAYWRGRRKMSQQVFADRLGKSKSWVDKVERGVRRLDKFSVVYEIADILQVDVQLLLGKDPERRTDALNCIDQVEVEEIRAALERYDSMSAYFDAAPYPPPLADLRKAVNHAWLTYQYGRYGMLTRALPKLLRDAQAADAGYGGDQAREAAHLLGQVYQIASSALRKLGECDLAWLAADRSMAVAQRADDQLLAGVATTRVCNALVAMGRARPALELNVNIANRLAPGGGNDASPARLSVYGMLLLQGAMAAARIGDSATVDDLISGAQEAATLLGGDHNHYWTSFGPTNVELHRAAAAVELGDGGRAVETHHRISEPAFNALLPERRAHHLLDIARAFAQIGDVANAGEMLLRGDRLAPSEIRCRPIAHEVMADVLRRTRGAPPPTIAELAEHMGVGV
- a CDS encoding bifunctional DNA primase/polymerase, with product MTHMWGNVGPRVAHLSSLERVRLRRVAVRYAAHGWEVTPGACLANNRFVCGRAGCPTIGCHPALEDWEEAASADPARVATWWRSRPHAVLLPTGRAFDVLEVSADLGRRMLDGVATHPAGLGVRGPVLVTPTGRWMFLVRPGDPLRPELEQCFHVVRHGPGSWIAAPPTRLAEGTVRWAVAPEQVRWQLPDSYLAQNALIRALRTGGVTVASDLLPGQLPLPRRGF
- a CDS encoding FAD:protein FMN transferase; the encoded protein is MGTAISLDLADDLPVATLHELAEETFGWLREVDARFSTYREDSEVCRFDRGELPFSEASADLRAVLERCADLWGATDGFFDAYATGRLDPSGYVKGWSAQVASDRLLAAGAANHCLNAGGDVRVRGHSASGQPWRIGIRHPWDPTATCLVLAGTDLAVATSGVYERGHHVVDPRRGAPARGLRAVTVVGADLGLADAYATTAVAMGSAGIGWLDRLPDHLHAIVTDDARLLHSTRLPLAD
- a CDS encoding FMN-binding protein; translated protein: MRRAVLAITGLAAGTTALVVLKGAPGTSQVAQDLPADQASVVPGSSAAPGATPDPAASAGYPYPGASPSRTPNARTSTGARATTAPPQATTAAPKTTIRKVTGPVVSNKYGDVQVQITLSGTRIVNAVALELPRETAQSSLRSDKVDAAYSGTSGQVVRRQNANLDTVSGATYTSNSYKQSLQAAIDRA